In Segatella copri, the DNA window CATCCCGTACCTTGAAAGTTACCGTGACTCCTGCTGCTGATGATCCAGCCTTGGGTACCAATGCCAGCGAGCTTTGGGTAGCTCCGGGAGAAACTACAACCATACGCAACTGCAAGAATCTGGTGGATCACGTTCAGAAAGTACTCATCGATGGTAAGGAGGCTGCCTTCGTAGTTCTCGATGAGGGTAAGGCATTGAAAGTTACAGCTCCTTCTGACCTCGCCAATGGCGATTACGACATTACATTGGTAGATGGCAGTGGTGTAGAGTTCCCTTGCGGTAAAATCAAGGTAACTACAGAGCCACGTCCATCTATGGAGACTACCCTCTGGGAAGGTCATCACTATGTATCTTGGGACTTGGGAGATGGTGACCCTAACAAGAGCTTCAACCTCATCACCAAGGACCAGGTAGCTAAGTGGAAAGAGGGGCAGACCCTTCGAGTTTACTGCTCGATGAAGGATGACGATGATTACCATCAGATCAAGCTTGCCACCGGCTGGTGGACCGACTTGACTTCTCCATACGAGTTTGGTGAGGGCAATGTCGTGAAGTTTGAGTTGACCCAGGATGCACTCGACAAGATGGCTGCAGAGGATGGGTTCATCTGTGTGGGACATGGCTATTATGTAGATAAAGTAACTATTGAATAATATATTAGAAAGATTTCCGTTTTTATCATAAAACGTCAAACCTTTGAATTTATGAAGAAAATTTTATTATCTATTTCATTGTTGGCATTGGCTTATACAGCCAGTGCCAATGTTCCGGTTATCAAGAGCGACCCTAAGATAGAGGCTCAGGTAGAACAAACCCTGAAGAAACTCACCTTGGAGGAAAAGATAGGTCAGATGATGGAATTGGTGACCGACCTCTTTGGTGCCAACGACAAGAACGGTGTGTTCTATATCGACGAGCACAAGACCGATTCTATCCTTTCCCGCTATAAGATCGGCTCTATCCTCAATGCTCCAAATACCTGCGCACCAACCGCTAAGCAGTGGGAGAAGTACATCGCGCAAATCCAGAAGAT includes these proteins:
- a CDS encoding COG1470 family protein yields the protein MKQYKEKVLKAMMMLLAVGFALAGTSTLSSCSSDDEPYFTVSEDDNPRILNTDLADSKIDRKTNYKMEIKVTPAHYTTVTWLLDGKQIAEGTTFDQTLPLGDHELKIVATTTKNKTTSRTLKVTVTPAADDPALGTNASELWVAPGETTTIRNCKNLVDHVQKVLIDGKEAAFVVLDEGKALKVTAPSDLANGDYDITLVDGSGVEFPCGKIKVTTEPRPSMETTLWEGHHYVSWDLGDGDPNKSFNLITKDQVAKWKEGQTLRVYCSMKDDDDYHQIKLATGWWTDLTSPYEFGEGNVVKFELTQDALDKMAAEDGFICVGHGYYVDKVTIE